Part of the Geobacter pickeringii genome, CCCGGCGTCGTTTCGCCCGTCGGAGCCGTCGGCCTCATGCAGCTTATGCCCACCACTGCCAAGACACTCGTTGCCAACGGGGCCAAAAACGGAATCGCCGCCCGCCTCGTCGAGCCCGACTTCAATATTTCCCTTGGCGTCCGTCACCTGCGAGACCTGCTCAAACAGTACAACGGCAACATCGTTTCCGCAGTCGCCGCCTACAATGCCGGGTCCAACGCGGTGGACCGCTGGCGCAAATCTCTCACCTACCGCAGTGAAGACGAATTCATCGAGAACATCCCCTATTACGAGACCCGCGAATACGTGAAAAAGGTGCTTGCCGGCAGTGCATTGTATCGCCGCCTCTATCGCCCGCAGGTCGCCCCTCCCGCAGCCAATGCACCGTCCCCTCAGGATTTCGTCCAAACGGGACGGGACGAACCCGACGCACCCCCAGCCAACTGATTGCCCATTCACCATCTCCCGGTTGGATTGCGTTTCTATACATTGACAGCATACTGATTATACGTATAATTATCGTTTTTCCTCATGCTGCCGGAGTCCCGTCATGTTCGACATCGAAAATAGTATCGGCTTTCTCATCGCCAAGGTCTACCAACGCGGATTCGCTCTGTTCAAGGGGGAACTCGACGCCTACGAGCTTACGCCGCCGCAATTCAGCCTCCTCGCTTTTCTCTGGCAGGAAGACGGTCTTTCCCAAACCGTATTGTCACAAAAATCGCAAATCGACCGAACAACGATCGGGGGGCTCATCGACCGGCTTGAACGCCAGGGGCTTCTGCAGCGTCTTCCCGATCCCGACGACCGACGGGCACATCGAATCTGCCTGACCCCGCGGGGAGTCGCTCTCGAACGTGAACTCTGCGCCATTGCCGGCCAGGTCACCGAAAAATTTTTCGCTCCACTCAGCGAGGTGGAGAAAAAAAGCCTTTTTGCCATTCTCAAGAAGTTACGCACCCCCCAGGAGAGTACCCGATGAACAGATCACGTCGACTGATCATGCTGCTCGCACTCCTTGTCCCGGTATCGGCCAAGGCGGAATCCACGTCTCTCGAGGAATGCCTTCGTCTCGCCTTGTCGGCCAACTATGCACTCGCGGTCACGGGTCATGATCGCCAGATCGCGGAGGAAGGCGTCGTTCGGGCAAAAAGCGGATATCTTCCCCGCCTCGATCTTCAGGGAGGATATACCGTGCAGGCGAAACCCCAGGCGGTCCAGATTCAGAATTTCAGTGCAGAAACACAAGATGCGAACTTCGGATTTCTGAGCGTCTCCGCCACGCAGACCATCTATGACTTTGGCCGCACCGCATCCCGCGCCCGCCGTGCCTCCCTCCTGCAGGAAGCGACCTCCCGGGATTATGAGGCCCGCGAAAAAGAGGTTTATCTCCAAGTCGTGGAAGCCTATTACGGAATCCTGGAGGCAAGGAAGCTCCTGGCCGCCGCCGAGGAAGAAGTCGTGCAACGCACCGACCATCTCCGCATCGCGAAAAACCTTTACGAACAAGGGGTTGTTACCCGCAACGATCTTCTCCAGGCAGAGGTGAAGCTGGCCGACAGCCGCCAGCAAAGGCTCGGCGCAGCAAACCGCGTCGAAAATCGATGGCTGACCCTCGACTATCTGACCGGTCGCCCCCTCTCCTTCCGTGCCGATCTTTCCGAAGCCTCCACTGCCGCTCAGCTCCCGGCGCCGGAAGATGCCGAACGGCGGGCAGTGGCAAACCGGCCGGAACTCGCCGCCCTCGCCCGGTCGGTCGAAGCGGGAGAGGCGGAGGTTGTCGAGGCCCGCAGTGCCTTCTATCCCGAACTGTACGTCAAGGCAGGGATCGATTACGTGGAGAACAGCAAGGTGCGGGAGCAGACGATCTATTCCGCTACGGCGGGAGTCAAGATTAACCTTTTCGACGGCTTTGCCTCAACTGCGCGGCGTCGAGAGGCGGTGGAAAGCATGATGAAGCAGCGTGACAGCCTCCGGCAACTGAGGGAGCAGATTCGGGTTGAACTGCGCACGGCGCTGAACGATGCGCGGGTGGCGGCGGATCGTATCGCGACCGTCGAGCAGGCAATCCGGCAGGGGGAAGAGAACCTCCGCATCAACCGGGACCGCTATCAGGAGCAGGTGGGGACCGCCACCGACGTGCTTGACGCCCAGACGCTCCTCACCCAGATCAAGACCGATTTCTACCGGGCGATCTATGACAGCCAGGTGGCAACTGCTCGCGTCAGAAAAGCTATGGGAGAACTTTAAAAATGGCCACCGAAGAGACTGAAAAACAAGAAACATCCTCTGCGTCTCCAAAGACGGCCAGACCTCAGGGACGGAAACGGGCAGGAGTGATTCTCCTCGCAGTCCTGATCGTCGCAGCGGTCATCGGCGGACGCTGGTTCGTCCGCAGCCAGACCCATATCTCGACCGATAACGCCTTTATCGAGGCGCACGTCCACTCGGTTTCGGCACGTGTACCCGGAACCGTTGTCGCCGTACACGTCGACGATAACCAGCCGGTGAAAAAAGACCAGCTTCTCGCGGAGCTTGATCCGACCGATTACGATGTCAGGGTGAAGGATGCCGCAGCGGCTCTCGACATGGCAAAAAACGAGACGAGCAGCGATTACGCCGCCGTGGAAGTGGCGCGGGCCGCCGCCAGCGATGCCCGCGCTCGGCTGGAACAGGCCGACATTGACCTGAAGCGCGGCAGCGCTCTCTATGGCAAGGAAGTGATTCCAAAGGATCAGCTCGACAGACTCTCCACGTCCCGCCGCATTGCTGCGGCCCAGTTGAAAGAAGCAGAAGAGAAGGTCCGCAAGGCACAGGCGGAGTTGGGGCTTTCCGGAAGCGGCGGTCGTGAGGCGCGGGTGGCACAGCGTGAAGCAAAGCTTAAGGAAACCATCAACAACCGTGCGTACACAAAGGTTTATGCCCCCGCGGACGGGTACGTGACCCGTAAATCGGTCGAGATCGGGAACACGGTTCAGGCCGGCCAACCGCTCATGGCGGTAGTGACGCTGGACGACATCTGGATTACGGCCAACTACAAGGAGAGCCAGATCACCCACATGAAGACGGGACAGAAAGCCGACTTCACCGTCGACAGTTATCCGGGGTACACCTTCACAGGAAGCGTGGAAAGCATCATGGCGGGGACCGGTGCCGCGTTCTCCCTCCTGCCGCCCGAAAACGCCACGGGGAATTACGTGAAGGTCGTTCAGCGGATACCGGTGAAAATTGCCATCGACAGGAAGAGCGACCCCCAGCACCTTCTGCGGGTCGGCATGAGCGTCGTGCCGACGGTGGCGGTGGAACGTCGTGCCGGCGACGTGCTCCGGTCGCTCTGGCCGTTCTAGCGGTTGGCGTCAGGGAGACCTTTGAATGAACGCGCCGGCCAAAGTCGTCAATAAATGGCTCATCACCATAACGGTGATGCTCCCCACGATCATGGAGATCGTCGACACTTCCGTTGCGAACGTGGCACTTCCCCACATGCAGGGAAGCCTTAACGCCGGTACCGATGAAGTCACGTGGGTACTCACCTCATACCTGGTCAGCAACGCCGTGGTATTGCCGATGACCGGCTGGCTCTCCCGCATCTTCGGCCGCAAGCGCTTTCTCATCACCTGCATCACCCTCTTCACGTTCGCCTCGTTGCTCTGCGGAGCCGCCCCCAATCTGGCAACACTGATCCTCTTCCGGGTGATCCAGGGAGCAGCCGGCGGGGCCCTCATCCCGAGCAGCCAGGCGATCCTCCTGGAGACCTTCCCCCCCCACGAGCGGGGGATGGCCAATGCCATTTTCGGCATCGGAGCCATGTTCGGACCGATCATCGGGCCGGCTCTCGGCGGATGGATCACCGACAATCTGAGCTGGCGCTGGATTTTCTACATCAACATCCCCATTGGCATCGTCGCCGTTATTATGGCGACGTACTTCATCTTCGACCCCCCGTATCTTCGCCGCGCTCAAGCCTCCATTGACTGGTGGGGACTCGCCCTCCTCACCGTGGGACTCGGCGCACTCCAGATCGTTCTCGACAAGGGCCAGCAGGACGACTGGTTCAACTCCTCATTCATCATCGGCTGCACGGTTCTCTCGGCCCTGGCGCTCGCTTCCCTGGTCTATGTGGAACTGAAGCACGAACACCCGATCATCAATCTCAGGCTGTTCCAGGACATTTCGTTTTCCGCCGGCAATTTCGTGATGTTCATGGTCGGATTCTGCCTTTACAGCTCCATCATGCTCATCCCGCTCTTTCTTCAGACACTGATGGGATATGATGCGACACTGGCCGGAATGGTCCTCGCCCCGGGGGGGATTGCCACACTGATCACTATGCCGTTTGTGGGGGCGGTAATCTCGAAGTACGACGGTCGGAAGGTGGTGCTGGGGGGGCTTCTGATCAGCGCCACATCGATGTTCATGATGCAGCGATTTACGCTGGAGGCGTCCTACTGGAACTTCGCCTGGCCGCGGATTATCCTCGGCGTCGGGCTCGCGATGCTCTTTGTCCCTCTCACCACCGTGACCCTCGCATCGATCCCGCGGGAAGAAATGGGGAATGCTACCGGAATGTTCAATCTGCTGCGAAACATCGGAGGGAGCGTCGGCATTGCCGCAGCCGCCACTCTTCTATCCCGTTTTGCGCAGTTTTACCAGAACGTCCTTATCAGCAACGTAACGCAGTTCAATCCAGTGGCACGGCAGACAATCGGGACATGGAAACAGGCACTGATGGCGCGCGGCATCGACGGCGCCAGTGCGGAAACAAAGAGCCTGGCAGCCCTTTACGGCATTGTGCAGCGTCAGGCGGGAATGCTGGCCTACAATCGCATATTCTGGATCGTGGGACTGACGTTCCTCGGGGTAATGCCGTTACTTCTCCTCCTGAGGAAGCCAAAACTCGGCGCTGGACCGGCAGGAATGCACTGAAGGACGGCCCGAACGGCCTACAGACACGTCAGCCGTCCTGGGTAAGCAAATCGTTTGGGAGCTCGTCCGTATCATCGGCCGCACGGGGGAAATGCCGCGAAAGCTCGGCTCCGCAGGCTGCGATGGCGCGGCAAAGAGCTGCTCCCCCCTCCCCTTCCCGAAGTCCCTTCGTGAGCGTTACCGCTATCTCGTTCCAGAAATGGGGCGCGATCTTTTCATTGATCCCGCGGTCACCGAGAATCCACACCTTTCGCTCCAGGAGAGAAATAAAAATCAGGATGCCGGTTGCCCCCCGGGTCCGATAGAGCCCCTTTTCATAAAAAGCCCGGACTGCGCGTTCTCTGACGGCTTCATGGAGACGGCGACGACCGACAAAAGAGAGCTTCAGGCGTGGAACCGACCGGAACAGGAGCCGGCACGGAAAATAGAGCATGAAAACCATGGGAATATACGACCAGATCGTAACATGATGCATCGCAACGGCAATCACGATCGCCACGAATCCGGCCAGAAGCGTCGCTCCCAGGGTCTCTGACTCGCGATACGTGTCACTCGAATCGACGACCATGGTGACGATCTCACCGGCAGTTGCCGTCTCGGCCGCGGCCACCGCCTGCCGGATCTGTTCCCCCTCCGCGGGTGTGAAAAAGGTATCTGCCCGTTGCACGTCCCGTCCTTTGTCCCCAGCCTACCAGTCGCCCGAAGCGCCGCCACCGCCGAAATCGCCGCCGCCGCCAGAAAACCCTCCGCCCCCCGACGACCACCCGCCGCCGAATCCTCCCCCGAAAGGAGGCCCTCCCCAGAACATTCCGCCGCCCCTCCCGCCACCGCCAAAAAGCGCCACGATGATGAGGCCGAGCAGGAAGCCCGCCACCGCCAGCCCCGCAAGGACGACCAGACCGAGGCCAGGAAAGGTGAGGAGCACTACGACCGGCAGACCGACAGATCCCGCCAGCGCGCCGAGCGGACGGGAAATCGCTCCGAAGAAAACACAGGCGACCCCGAGAAAAATCAGCAGACCAATGAGCGGAGGGGCACTCTTCCTGCCATGCCGCAGATCCCGGGGGGCAGCGGCATACTCGCCCCGGACCGTGGCCATGATCGCCGACACGCCGACGGTCACCCCGCCATCGAAGTCCCCCTGCTTGAACCGTGGCGCAATATCACCTCTGATGATCCGCCCCGAAACAAGGTCGGTCAGTTTCCCCTCAAGCCCCCGCCCCACCTCGATCCGGACCTTGCGCTCGGCCTTGGCGACAAGCAGGATGGCACCGTTGTCTTTTCCCTGTTGCCCAATCTTCCACGCCTCGGCCACTCGAATCGAGAATCCCTCCAGGTCATCTCCTTCGAGCGAAGGGATGGTGAGAACCACGATTTGAGTGGAATCACTTCGCTCGAATGCCTCAAGTGCCTGTTGGAGCCGTTGCGCGGCACCGTCGGAGATCATGCCGGCATAATCGTTGACGTACCCTCTTAGCGGGGGGACATCGCGCGCCAGCACAACGGCAGGAAGCAGGCAGAGCAGCAGTATCGAAAGAATAATCCTCTTCATTGAGTGCTAGAATTTCACCTTGGGTGCGCTCTTCGCCCCTTCCTCCGCCTTGAACGGCTCTTTGCGGGTCAGGTGAAGCAGAAGCGAGTTGGTGAGGCTGTTCGGGAAGGTCCGAATACCGGTGTTGAAATCCTGTACCGACCGGTTGTATCGGGTGCGGGCCACGTTGATGCGGTTCTCCGTCCCTTCGAGCTGGTTTTGCAGGTCCATGAAGTTCTGGTTCGCTTTCAGGTCGGGATAACGTTCGACCACGACCATCAGGCGGGACAGTGCACCGGAAAGCTCTCCCTGAGCCTGCTGAAACTTGGCAAAGGTCTCAGGATTGCCGAGCATATCCTTGCTCACCTGCATCGACCCGACCTTCGACCGGGCTTCGGTTACCGCCTTGAGGGTATCCGCTTCGTGCTTGGCATAC contains:
- a CDS encoding MarR family winged helix-turn-helix transcriptional regulator encodes the protein MFDIENSIGFLIAKVYQRGFALFKGELDAYELTPPQFSLLAFLWQEDGLSQTVLSQKSQIDRTTIGGLIDRLERQGLLQRLPDPDDRRAHRICLTPRGVALERELCAIAGQVTEKFFAPLSEVEKKSLFAILKKLRTPQESTR
- a CDS encoding TolC family protein; its protein translation is MNRSRRLIMLLALLVPVSAKAESTSLEECLRLALSANYALAVTGHDRQIAEEGVVRAKSGYLPRLDLQGGYTVQAKPQAVQIQNFSAETQDANFGFLSVSATQTIYDFGRTASRARRASLLQEATSRDYEAREKEVYLQVVEAYYGILEARKLLAAAEEEVVQRTDHLRIAKNLYEQGVVTRNDLLQAEVKLADSRQQRLGAANRVENRWLTLDYLTGRPLSFRADLSEASTAAQLPAPEDAERRAVANRPELAALARSVEAGEAEVVEARSAFYPELYVKAGIDYVENSKVREQTIYSATAGVKINLFDGFASTARRREAVESMMKQRDSLRQLREQIRVELRTALNDARVAADRIATVEQAIRQGEENLRINRDRYQEQVGTATDVLDAQTLLTQIKTDFYRAIYDSQVATARVRKAMGEL
- a CDS encoding HlyD family secretion protein: MILLAVLIVAAVIGGRWFVRSQTHISTDNAFIEAHVHSVSARVPGTVVAVHVDDNQPVKKDQLLAELDPTDYDVRVKDAAAALDMAKNETSSDYAAVEVARAAASDARARLEQADIDLKRGSALYGKEVIPKDQLDRLSTSRRIAAAQLKEAEEKVRKAQAELGLSGSGGREARVAQREAKLKETINNRAYTKVYAPADGYVTRKSVEIGNTVQAGQPLMAVVTLDDIWITANYKESQITHMKTGQKADFTVDSYPGYTFTGSVESIMAGTGAAFSLLPPENATGNYVKVVQRIPVKIAIDRKSDPQHLLRVGMSVVPTVAVERRAGDVLRSLWPF
- a CDS encoding DHA2 family efflux MFS transporter permease subunit yields the protein MNAPAKVVNKWLITITVMLPTIMEIVDTSVANVALPHMQGSLNAGTDEVTWVLTSYLVSNAVVLPMTGWLSRIFGRKRFLITCITLFTFASLLCGAAPNLATLILFRVIQGAAGGALIPSSQAILLETFPPHERGMANAIFGIGAMFGPIIGPALGGWITDNLSWRWIFYINIPIGIVAVIMATYFIFDPPYLRRAQASIDWWGLALLTVGLGALQIVLDKGQQDDWFNSSFIIGCTVLSALALASLVYVELKHEHPIINLRLFQDISFSAGNFVMFMVGFCLYSSIMLIPLFLQTLMGYDATLAGMVLAPGGIATLITMPFVGAVISKYDGRKVVLGGLLISATSMFMMQRFTLEASYWNFAWPRIILGVGLAMLFVPLTTVTLASIPREEMGNATGMFNLLRNIGGSVGIAAAATLLSRFAQFYQNVLISNVTQFNPVARQTIGTWKQALMARGIDGASAETKSLAALYGIVQRQAGMLAYNRIFWIVGLTFLGVMPLLLLLRKPKLGAGPAGMH
- a CDS encoding TPM domain-containing protein produces the protein MQRADTFFTPAEGEQIRQAVAAAETATAGEIVTMVVDSSDTYRESETLGATLLAGFVAIVIAVAMHHVTIWSYIPMVFMLYFPCRLLFRSVPRLKLSFVGRRRLHEAVRERAVRAFYEKGLYRTRGATGILIFISLLERKVWILGDRGINEKIAPHFWNEIAVTLTKGLREGEGGAALCRAIAACGAELSRHFPRAADDTDELPNDLLTQDG
- a CDS encoding TPM domain-containing protein, with protein sequence MKRIILSILLLCLLPAVVLARDVPPLRGYVNDYAGMISDGAAQRLQQALEAFERSDSTQIVVLTIPSLEGDDLEGFSIRVAEAWKIGQQGKDNGAILLVAKAERKVRIEVGRGLEGKLTDLVSGRIIRGDIAPRFKQGDFDGGVTVGVSAIMATVRGEYAAAPRDLRHGRKSAPPLIGLLIFLGVACVFFGAISRPLGALAGSVGLPVVVLLTFPGLGLVVLAGLAVAGFLLGLIIVALFGGGGRGGGMFWGGPPFGGGFGGGWSSGGGGFSGGGGDFGGGGASGDW
- a CDS encoding LemA family protein, whose protein sequence is MKRIVWLLLAAIALSGLTGCGYNVMQAKEEAVFAAWGDVEAAYQRRADLIPNLVEVVKGYAKHEADTLKAVTEARSKVGSMQVSKDMLGNPETFAKFQQAQGELSGALSRLMVVVERYPDLKANQNFMDLQNQLEGTENRINVARTRYNRSVQDFNTGIRTFPNSLTNSLLLHLTRKEPFKAEEGAKSAPKVKF